A window of the Sabethes cyaneus chromosome 1, idSabCyanKW18_F2, whole genome shotgun sequence genome harbors these coding sequences:
- the LOC128734288 gene encoding uncharacterized protein LOC128734288 isoform X5 produces the protein MSSVLLHEASTATASLELPNGSPGNSVLQPVCNEDTLYWQQALEALAQKAIVGDTMDAAAKKKKKQPSALEEEQHKDGKQQSSVGSSPCPAVATVSSNDCDEEVTAESEETEENCQASGTNDPEAEEEEQHDCKLFRLSCCCAPCLNHRETIIQLFVEDFEYNTLWERLQLLIKKFYDFIPEQDDSQLYSRYMQLMDKSSLKWLTDGRINTKKNIQISLGSNLPLSNEMTFILVFSMLYTRDPHQLFELLCLQLRSIVRAYSQGLQDLIIESSDGELQYNPSELLNYILDGYDKLCHSANSLSPLLFELQRGHLQQFSLTWCLINKRMYQRFVYLEVQKIVPECILKLKELLFEDEYKTMVCRFIQFDDEMNSTSQMWRDVWSLLHDYHKAKEDSARRKRISSAHSLLLAVKESEFNLCPEILLQKERPIIEWLSLDDRNLLWHYVVYNLKAKWVACTNPRLTASIQNIQCRKCNFALATHYVACDCRTCVIAGGTCLGISKEQLYCAKCSFFKKLDRDYLDYLGEFFNKPLGEKQLQERKQLNGMASSSQSSSGSSSRNEIPLSDLSEGQAGRADASSGTKDGSSSSVVATTASMNVGSIDNTSLYHISWAIFKHLPERSAYTWTTLEPKRFCIFQGEPCKINACRVAINIIAMLYPLNLSKFLIKSYHPLKEEERRKMAENWNIDVKNFMQRFCDDINKRWRTEVADRIHPLHFLDLLWESDDSESTLLSDMASAFAEWFLIDFQFPQRNVIYQYFTKFFLAKGTDIEFDMKCFESVSGSRLFNWSTPASPLRQMIADDMQSKLLGVNWSTILPEEALAAINGDDIAAASATLEVVPPGSVLLAATTTAVMDPIVKLCTDDGTICKDCKECFTDTVDKSEIFEKEIKKPLVEALKLAASNKILETELKTLQKEHSMLKDMVRDLEQIHEQKHSSVREPCKVDSSCTSNSNDGNPNHGCNATSNNIKPINTVKSNGVSETANNAVPKATVSNGGSGSQVAVPSGSASTSGAKPTVNSPAKTMLNQATNTPSKPATLQQQAAAKTTQLGTSSKAAPVGTNPSVAANVTGKVSTKSTSTQAVAATGGTATLPPAATPSTSTSGSGSNAHVIQSKEEHKKTCHRGGATGSEKGDGSCVCYYCTLFGQSVCLECNHNQRTNETRDRLRKKIKQLQSNKDNQQLKSLNLKNIKIPPGGLLKKINTNKSNSTNAVTNNGANGSSSTVPTITKESITSKVEAMKNSNQKMPLANSAAAAGLATSNAKIPMVTAPMSIAKSNLAGAKGAASGKENVQNLPSQQQHQKSAAQSMLKNPPPPPVVEEKSLDDILRFIEGDDDDKNANNKKAAKKVKQKQKKQELKKITELGELSQKFSEFHMEEQKAQKRLQFQQNLKKKDKKQLLEDIRAFEAKKVQLQTDISSLVSSIKDNNPEFSFKLDGSADQTVEKAPVSKGKHEQPAVKQPKSVAPAVEKQQQMPAKLQQNINLLQQQKQRQQQQLLQQHQQSPQHPQQPQHPQQPQHPQQPQHPQQPQQHSPDNVSVDSMRRMVTIKRTFLPHAEPQVTVTAKGPSPDKDQLLYTFINGQLVPPEPATASSSRKNSGSQTVGKKQHQQQQQQQQQQQQQQQQQQQQQQQQQQQQEIQNQLSRMKMKMAFNDAKQISDMIVKSQFTNDTDVWITERLLKLSLKEQSQQQQSMREIDELMQKIQLQQNGNADRKKNAGDIMQLAKRLSEKLAQIRSKAKTSVSEAQAKAASQMLQKIVQKLEMESNGASGADDEGSKKKKKKKKQDKVADEIDEIDKIIAWLDEFQVGTEQKKTDKKPPAEKKLGKVLNRKLSKESISSSGSVQKIKDTKDLKGKAKARPDEVKEPLKKDKETPQKKSLPRKKSEVYIDPEFDNNAFKLLNLDDTESGDEEEYDLQENPPAESEITERPKSPVRSPTPPSPKIEPPKRPPTPPAPVPPVIASSKKLTKKKNEKPKEPPKVQPVAVNKEVKQIKTKENSIPPSVQTVSKNPKNNFGNAANIQSSSVRKPVATVSTATVQPPDKPGQDNSTMSKRKKKLLQKQQEQQSKPNMQSKQQKKQTQQQPQLNSANVRHIDKAIKTADRLVKSPNDRRSKVNIGVDTTLELIGEPGIPPSQPTGRIGGLPQKIPYSFAPGDTAFGISIMDQLSRGIRVEGLQLPPGITLTRVDGAQAEAIKAKRDSIKKICEPMQTIQPEQAVPPVPAQMMMGAPGSVAPGMFMMNPTMAQSASSGQDAVIMVDTNKLKGNSAGDNEKKSSKRNKRKNRSKNKQDPSKDGHSRSDGGKNSKNGNSFVTLRNPMFQNAPQRGGSVPNDPGATSTRSTLGYDQPATIFKNDNGMFTIRNPALHQALSGGVPPSTSGFRPFNTNYLVENGIYPPTGASNATTANYLQQQQHQQQQHLAGNLMPAAGSSNSNAFSPAIEPPRKCSSVIGSEMKNAQKQKQQQQHQHPHALHGSWHQLNGGAGTVPPPATDLYNPLTLGPNPNQRCYSPFESLQYGLTGSQDYMNPQSPSAGYYPLSSPSTMNAIGSERSQARAHAAAAMSSTVNNPSCRRLFGAAGAGAQSCDDPSGPFYDGIAGGPSNHKYDDLSFLQNLQPGQRLNSEVTIHNINESKFLRQQGQNLANDIEITRIPAPGSAVSSSGFNHPPQPTIPHPLLMSPAGSTISNEATPAVSIPGGISPSAANAASTHQLHQQMQQLQLQPLSRQQQQQLIGEFGENIFAPNQMVNLNELESEERDIESFKRFNYYFDPPKNKPKINLNVKDIVANNKKPASGTACTNHNVSSGGGSSSSSSISNDNNPGGVSISEDIQPIRPQAPIGTPSQKGLHQQQSTPVSSVGTGVSTMLYPATSDSPASSASIFDGISSSMSSHAHSCDDLYNDLLTSTGNLSLNLNLNLTQLQQSNSDPIAYDNFGVGGGAPSLSSIGSSSTGGGGGTKPSANELSQSIISN, from the exons ATGTCTTCTGTCCTGCTGCATGAAGCCTCAACAGCAACGGCATCGCTTGAACTGCCAAATGGGAGTCCCGGAAATTCTGTCCTGCAGCCCGTCTGCAACGAGGACACTCTCTATTGGCAGCAAGCGCTGGAAGCATTAGCACAGAAGGCGATTGTTGGCGATACAATGGATGCTGCtgcgaaaaagaaaaagaagcagCCTTCAGCACTGGAGGAAGAACAACATAAGGATGGGAAGCAGCAGTCAAGTGTTGGCAGTAGTCCGTGTCCAGCAGTGGCCACCGTTTCAAGTAATGATTGTGACGAAGAGGTTACTGCTGAAAGCGAGGAAACGGAAGAGAACTGCCAGGCTAGCGGTACAAACGATCCGGAAGCCGAGGAAGAGGAGCAGCACGATTGCAAACTCTTCCGGCTGAGCTGCTGCTGTGCGCCCTGTCTAAACCATCGGGAAACTATTATACAACTGTTTGTAGAGGACTTTGAATACAATACGCTATGGGAAAGGTTGCAGTTACTGATAAAGAAATTCTATGATTTCATACCGGA ACAAGACGACTCGCAGTTGTATAGCCGCTACATGCAGCTGATGGATAAGTCGTCGCTCAAATGGTTAACCGATGGACGGATCAATACGAAGAAAAACATACAGATATCGCTCGGTTCCAATTTGCCCCTGTCGAACGAGATGACGTTTATTCTGGTGTTTAGCATGCTCTACACGCGGGATCCGCATCAGCTGTTCGAGTTGCTCTGTTTGCAGCTGCGGTCGATTGTGCGGGCCTACAGTCAGGGTCTTCAGGATTTGATCATTGAGTCGAGTGATGGAGAATTGCAATATAATCCCTCGGAGTTGCTCAATT ATATTCTCGATGGTTACGATAAGCTTTGCCATTCGGCAAACTCATTGTCTCCACTGTTATTTGAGCTACAACGAGGTCACTTGCAACAATTTTCACTAACGTGGTGTTTGATTAATAAACGTATGTATCAACGGTTTGTCTATCTTGAGGTGCAAAAGATCGTGCCTGAGTGCATACTAAAGCTAAAAGAACTTCTGTTTGAGGACGAATATAAAACAATGGTGTGCCGCTTTATTCAATTTGACGACGAGATGAATTCTACATCGCAGATGTGGCGTGACGTTTGGTCGCTATTGCATGATTATCATAAGGCGAAGGAAGATTCTGCCCGAAGAAAGCGGATCAGTTCAGCTCATTCTTTGCTGCTCGCTGTGAAGGAGTCGGAGTTTAACTTGTGCCCAgaaattttattgcaaaaaGAACGACCTATCATAGAGTGGCTTTCGCTAGATGATCGAAACCTATTGTGGCATTATGTGGTTTACAATTTGAAGGCCAAATGGGTTGCTTGTACGAATCCGAGATTGACTGCTTCCATCCAGAACATTCAGTGTCGAAAATGTAACTTCGCTTTGGCAACGCATTACGT GGCATGTGACTGTCGTACTTGTGTGATTGCTGGTGGCACTTGTCTGGGTATATCCAAGGAGCAGCTGTATTGCGCTAAATGTTCATTCTTTAAAAAGTTGGATCGAGACTATCTAGACTATCTTGGCGAATTCTTTAACAAACCCCTTGGCGAGAAACAATTGCAAGAACGGAAGCAGCTTAACGGTATGGCCAGTTCATCACAGTCGTCTTCTGGGTCAAGTTCAAGAAACGAAATTCCTTTATCCGATTTATCTGAGGGCCAGGCAGGGCGTGCAGATGCATCATCTGGGACAAAAGATGGGTCCAGTTCGTCTGTTGTTGCTACCACTGCTTCTATGAACGTGGGCTCGATCGATAACACTAGTCTCTATCACATTTCTTGGGCCATTTTTAAGCATTTGCCGGAACGAAGTGCGTACACGTGGACAACCCTTGAACCTAAAAGATTTTGCATTTTCCAGGGTGAACCATGCAAGATAAATGCATGTCGTGTAGCAATCAACATAATCGCTATGCTATACCCGTTGAACTTgtcgaaatttcttataaaatcCTACCATCCCCTTAAGGAAGAGGAGCGCAGAAAGATGGCCGAGAATTGGAACATAGATGTAAAGAATTTTATGCAGCGGTTCTGCGATGACATCAACAAACGTTGGCGAACGGAAGTTGCCGATCGGATCCATCCGTTGCATTTCCTGGATCTACTCTGGGAATCCGACGATTCCGAATCGACTCTGCTGAGTGATATGGCATCGGCGTTCGCTGAATGGTTTCTGATTGATTTCCAATTCCCGCAACGTAATGTTATCTATCAGTATTTCACCAAGTTCTTTTTGGCGAAAGGTACCGATATTGAGTTTGACATGAAGTGCTTCGAAAGTGTTAGCGGTTCTCGTTTATTTAACTGGAGTACACCTGCGTCTCCGTTACGGCAAATGATTGCCGATGATATGCAAAGCAAGTTGCTGGGTGTCAACTGGAGTACGATTCTACCGGAAGAAGCCTTGGCGGCTATCAACGGTGATGACATAGCGGCGGCATCTGCGACATTAGAAGTTGTTCCTCCGGGAAGTGTTCTGCTGGCGGCGACCACCACGGCTGTGATGGATCCAATCGTGAAGCTTTGCACCGACGATGGTACCATTTGTAAGGATTGCAAAGAATGCTTCACTGATACGGTTGACAaatcggaaatttttgaaaaagaaattaaaaaaccATTAGTCGAGGCACTTAAACTGGCAGCAAGCAATAA AATACTTGAAACGGAGCTTAAAACACTTCAAAAAGAGCACAGTATGTTAAAAGACATGGTTCGAGATTTGGAGCAGATCCATGAGCAGAAGCACAGCTCTGTTAGAGAGCCGTGTAAAGTGGACAGCAGCTGTACTAGCAATAGCAACGACGGTAACCCTAATCACGGATGTAATGCTACAAGCAACAACATTAAACCAATTAATACAGTTAAAAGCAATGGCGTTAGTGAAACCGCTAATAATGCAGTCCCGAAGGCTACCGTTTCCAATGGCGGAAGTGGGTCTCAAGTGGCTGTCCCAAGTGGTAGCGCTTCGACGTCAGGTGCAAAACCAACTGTTAACAGCCCTGCGAAGACTATGTTGAATCAAGCAACCAATACTCCATCCAAGCCTGCAACTCTACAACAACAGGCTGCTGCAAAAACTACTCAACTGGGGACGTCTTCCAAGGCTGCGCCAGTCGGGACAAATCCTTCAGTGGCTGCAAACGTCACCGGAAAGGTTAGCACTAAATCAACCAGTACTCAAGCTGTTGCTGCTACTGGAGGAACAGCTACATTGCCACCAGCTGCGACCCCCTCTACGAGTACCAGTGGCAGTGGCAGCAATGCACATGTTATCCAATCTAAGGAAGAACATAAGAAAACCTGTCATCGTGGTGGTGCTACCGGAAGCGAAAAGGGCGACGGGTCCTGCGTGTGCTACTACTGTACACTCTTTGGGCAAAGTGTTTGTTTG GAGTGCAATCATAatcagcgaacgaacgaaacgcGCGATCGATtgcgaaagaaaataaaacagctGCAAAGTAACAAGGATAACCAGCAGCTCAAATCTCTAAATCTGAAAAACATCAAGATACCGCCGGGAGGTCTGctgaaaaaaatcaataccaacaAGAGCAATTCGACGAATGCGGTCACTAACAACGGTGCCAATGGTTCTAGCTCGACAGTTCCTACCATCACTAAGGAGTCGATTACGTCCAAGGTGGAAGCAATGAAGAACAGTAACCAGAAGATGCCGCTGGCAAACTCGGCAGCGGCTGCTGGTTTAGCGACATCCAACGCCAAGATTCCGATGGTGACTGCTCCCATGTCGATAGCGAAAAGCAATTTAGCGGGCGCAAAAGGTGCTGCAAGTGGAAAGGAAAATGTTCAAAATTTGCCATCCCAGCAGCAGCACCAAAAGTCTGCCGCTCAAAGCATGCTAAAGAATCCACCACCGCCGCCAGTGGTCGAGGAAAAGTCGCTCGATGATATTCTACGGTTTATCGAGGGCGACGATGACGATAAGAATGCGAATAATAAGAAAGCAGCCAAAAAagtcaaacaaaaacaaaagaagcaAGAGCTGAAGAAAATAACCGAATTGGGAGAGCTAAGTCAAAAATTTTCCGAATTTCATATGGAAGAGCAAAAAGCTCAGAAAAGGTTGCAGTTTCAGCAGAATCtaaaaaagaaagacaaaaaacagCTACTGGAAGATATTAGGGCGTTCGAGGCGAAAAAGGTGCAACTGCAAACAGATATCAGTAGTCTTGTGTCGAGCATTAAAGACAACAATCCTGAGTTCAGCTTTAAACTGGATGGAAGCGCAGATCAAACCGTTGAAAAGGCACCGGTTTCAAAGGGTAAACACGAACAACCGGCAGTAAAGCAGCCGAAGTCAGTTGCCCCAGCAGTTGAGAAACAGCAGCAGATGCCTGCCAAACTGCAGCAGAACATTAATCTTTTACAGCAGCAGAAGCaacgccagcagcagcagcttctCCAACAGCATCAGCAATCCCCACAACATCCGCAACAGCCACAACATCCGCAACAGCCACAACATCCGCAACAGCCACAACATCCGCAACAGCCACAACAACATTCGCCAGACAACGTTAGTGTAGACTCAATGCGAAGAATGGTAACCATAAAGCGAACCTTTCTGCCACATGCAGAACCACAGGTTACCGTTACCGCTAAGGGACCTTCTCCCGACAAGGATCAGTTGCTGTACACGTTCATTAATGGTCAGTTAGTGCCACCAGAGCCAGCTACTGCTTCATCTAGCCGCAAAAATAGTGGTTCGCAAACGGTAGGCAAAAAACAGcaccaacaacagcaacagcaacagcagcagcaacaacaacaacaacaacaacaacagcaacaacaacaacaacaacagcaacagcaagaaATTCAAAATCAGCTAAGCCGAATGAAGATGAAGATGGCATTCAATGATGCCAAGCAAATCAGTGACATGATTGTTAAGAGTCAGTTTACGAACGATACTGACGTTTGGATTACGGAACGTTTGCTCAAGCTCAGCCTGAAAGAACAGTCACAACAGCAACAGTCGATGCGGGAGATAGATGAACTGATGCAAAAGATACAGCTGCAGCAGAATGGCAACGCGGATCGGAAAAAGAACGCTGGCGACATCATGCAGCTGGCAAAACGGCTGTCGGAAAAGTTGGCTCAGATCAGGAGCAAAGCGAAGACCTCCGTTAGTGAAGCACAAGCGAAGGCCGCTTCGCAAATGTTGCAGAAGATCGTGCAGAAATTAGAAATGGAATCTAATGGAGCAAGCGGTGCAGACGACGAGGGCtctaagaaaaagaagaagaaaaagaagcagGATAAGGTTGCGGACGAGATCGATGAGATTGATAAAATTATTGCCTGGCTTGACGAGTTTCAAGTCGGAACGGAGCAAAAGAAAACGGACAAAAAGCCAccggcagaaaaaaaattaggtaAAGTTTTAAACCGCAAGCTTAGCAAAGAATCAATCAGTTCCAGTGGCAGTGTTCAGAAAATTAAGGACACTAAGGACCTTAAGGGAAAGGCAAAAGCTAGACCTGACGAAGTCAAGGAACCATTGAAGAAGGACAAAGAAACACCACAGAAGAAATCGTTGCCTCGCAAGAAAAGCGAGGTCTACATCGATCCGGAGTTTGACAATAACGCATTCAAGCTACTGAATTTGGACGATACCGAGTCGGGTGATGAGGAAGAATATGATTTGCAGGAAAATCCGCCAGCTGAATCTGAGATTACGGAACGACCGAAGTCGCCAGTAAGGTCACCAACACCTCCCTCACCGAAAATTGAGCCACCGAAGCGACCGCCGACACCTCCTGCTCCAGTGCCGCCGGTTATAGCCAGTAGCAAAAAACTTactaaaaagaaaaatgaaaaaccgaaAGAGCCCCCTAAGGTTCAGCCTGTTGCTGTGAACAAGGAGGTTAAACAAATCAAAACTAAAGAAAATTCTATCCCGCCATCGGTAcaaaccgtttcaaaaaatccgAAAAACAACTTCGGAAATGCTGCAAATATACAATCGTCCAGTGTTAGAAAACCGGTCGCTACGGTCTCAACTGCAACTGTACAACCTCCAGACAAACCAGGACAAGACAATTCGACCATGTCTAAACGTAAAAAGAAGCTTCTTCAAAAGCAGCAGGAACAGCAGTCTAAGCCGAATATGCAATCCAAACAGCAGAAGAAACAGACACAGCAACAACCACAACTTAATTCAGCCAACGTTCGACATATTGACAAAGCAATCAAAACCGCCGATCGTTTGGTAAAATCACCGAACGATCGACGGTCGAAGGTGAATATCGGTGTTGACACGACGTTGGAACTGATAGGCGAACCAGGTATTCCACCGTCGCAACCAACAGGTAGAATAGGTGGCCTACCGCAAAAGATTCCTTATAGCTTTGCACCAGGCGATACGGCATTCGGGATAAGTATAATGGACCAGTTAAGCCGAGGAATACGAGTTGAAGGGCTGCAGTTGCCTCCGGGCATCACGCTTACGCGTGTTGATGGAGCGCAAGCGGAAGCCATTAAAGCCAAACGTGACTCGATCAAGAAGATTTGTGAGCCAATGCAAACCATTCAACCGGAACAAGCGGTACCGCCAGTTCCGGCTCAGATGATGATGGGCGCACCCGGTAGTGTTGCACCTGGTATGTTCATGATGAACCCAACGATGGCTCAGTCGGCTTCCTCAGGCCAAGATGCTGTCATTATGGTCGACACTAATAAGCTGAAGGGAAATTCCGCTGGTGATAATGAGAAAAAATCGAGCAAAAGAAACAAACGGAAGAATAGGAGCAAAAACAAACAAGACCCTTCGAAGGATGGCCATTCGAGATCGGATGGCGGTAAAAATTCGAAGAATGGTAACAGCTTTGTGACTCTCCGCAATCCGATGTTTCAAAATGCTCCGCAACGGGGTGGTTCTGTTCCAAACGATCCGGGGGCTACCAGTACCCGTTCAACGCTAGGATACGATCAGCCTGCAACCATTTTCAAGAACGATAATGGAATGTTTACCATCCGCAATCCAGCTTTGCATCAGGCCTTATCCGGAGGTGTGCCGCCTTCGACCAGTGGATTCAGACCATTCAATACCAACTATTTGGTCGAGAATGGAATTTATCCGCCGACTGGAGCGTCTAACGCAACGACGGCAAACTAtcttcaacagcagcagcatcagcagcaacagcatCTTGCCGGAAATTTAATGCCAGCAGCAGGGTCGAGTAATTCG AATGCATTTTCACCGGCAATAGAACCACCTCGCAAGTGCAGTTCCGTCATAGGCAGTGAGATGAAGAATGCTCAGAAACagaagcaacaacagcaacatcaACATCCACACGCCCTTCATGGTTCGTGGCATCAGCTAAATGGGGGTGCCGGTACTGTTCCACCGCCGGCCACTGATTTGTATAATCCGCTCACGCTTGGACCGAATCCGAATCAGCGATGCTACTCACCTTTTGAAAGTTTGCAGTACGGGTTGACCGGAAGCCAGGATTATATGAATCCGCAGAGTCCGTCGGCTGGCTATTATCCACTTAGCTCTCCTTCAACTATGAATGCAATCGGATCTGAGCGGTCACAAGCAAGAGCGCATGCTGCCGCTGCTATGTCCTCCACGGTCAACAACCCTAGCTGTCGAAGGCTATTTGGCGCGGCTGGTGCTGGTGCACAATCTTGTGACGATCCGTCGGGTCCTTTCTACGATGGGATTGCTGGTGGTCCATCAAATCATAAATATGatgatttgtcttttttgcaaAATCTGCAACCTGGTCAAAGGTTGAATAGTGAG GTAACAATCCACAACATTAACGAATCTAAGTTTTTGCGTCAGCAGGGACAAAATTTGGCCAACGACATAGAGATTACACGAATACCAGCCCCAGGAAGCGCCGTCTCATCATCTGGTTTTAATCATCCACCACAGCCAACCATACCGCATCCGTTGCTAATGTCACCGGCTGGTTCAACGATAAGCAACGAAGCGACTCCAGCTGTTTCGATTCCAGGCGGAATTTCGCCAAGCGCTGCGAATGCGGCTTCAACG CATCAGTTACATCAACAAATGCAGCAACTCCAGCTACAACCCTTGAgtcgccagcagcagcagcagctaatTGGAGAATTCGGAG AAAATATCTTCGCTCCGAATCAAATGGTCAATCTAAACGAGTTGGAATCGGAGGAACGTGATATTGAATCATTCAAACGGTTCAATTATTACTTCGATCCGCCAAAGAATAAGCCTAAAATCAATCTGAATGTAAAGGATATTGTGGCGAATAATAAAAAGCCGGCTAGTGGCACTGCCTGCACCAACCACAATGTTTCCAGCGGcggtggcagcagcagcagcagtagtatcAGTAACGATAACAACCCTGGTGGTGTGAGCATAAGCGAAGATATACAACCGATTCGGCCACAGGCACCTATCGGGACACCTTCTCAGAAAGGTCTTCATCAGCAACAGAGTACACCTGTGTCGTCCGTCGGTACGGGAGTCTCTACGATGCTCTACCCGGCAACCTCGGACAGCCCGGCCTCATCGGCGTCAATCTTCGATGGAATCTCGTCGTCGATGAGTAGCCACGCGCACTCTTGTGATGATTTGTACAACGATTTGCTCACCTCGACGGGCAATCTgagtttgaatttgaatttgaacctTACCCAGCTGCAGCAGTCCAACTCGGATCCCATAGCATACGATAATTTTGGCGTGGGTGGCGGGGCACCCAGTTTGAGCAGCATTGGTAGTTCTTCCACCGGTGGAGGCGGAGGGACGAAACCCTCGGCTAATGAGCTGTCTCAAAGTATTATCAGCAATTGA